From a region of the Triticum aestivum cultivar Chinese Spring chromosome 7D, IWGSC CS RefSeq v2.1, whole genome shotgun sequence genome:
- the LOC123166455 gene encoding uncharacterized protein gives MEGSSSSASASMGAAARAARAGAKVCGKEEKVVGVQKAPGSCPYCGGGVVATDVEAKWVLCFLPLCLKNKRRFACTACARRLVTYPAIVQD, from the coding sequence atggaggggtcgtcgtcgtcggcgtcggcgtcgatgggggcggcggcgagggcggcgcgggcgGGGGCGAAGGTGTGCGGCAAGGAGGAGAAGGTGGTGGGCGTGCAGAAGGCGCCGGGGAGCTGCCCGTactgcggcggcggggtggtggccACGGACGTGGAGGCCAAGTGGGTGCTCTGCTTCCTGCCGCTCTGCCTCAAGAACAAGCGCAGGTTCGCCTGCACCGCCTGCGCCCGCCGCCTCGTCACCTACCCCGCCATTGTTCAGGACTAG
- the LOC123167674 gene encoding ubiquitin-conjugating enzyme E2 22 → MASMATNENLPPTVIRQLTKELKNLDDSPPEGIKVIVNDDDFATIFADIEGPAGTPYENGIFRMKLILSRDFPQSPPKGFFTTKIFHPNIATSGEICVNTLKKDWNPSLGLRHVLLVVRCLLIEPFPESALNEQAGKLLLENYEEYARHARLYTSIHALRPKSKSKSGAISESTAALNKGQPHTVLAPISTSTGTKAFGPNSQDRNAAPSAVSGGASAAPRKDGPLAVKVPVDKKKMDARKKSLKRL, encoded by the exons ATGGCTTCCATG GCGACCAACGAGAACCTCCCACCAACTGTCATCAGGCAATTGACTAAAGAACTGAAGAACCTTGATGACTCACCTCCAGAAGGGATCAAAGTTATTGTTAATGACGATGACTTCGCCACTATTTTTGCTGATATTGAGGGCCCTG CTGGAACTCCATATGAGAATGGAATATTCCGGATGAAGCTAATATTATCTCGTGACTTCCCTCAGTCACCTCCAAAAG GATTTTTCACGACTAAAATTTTCCATCCGAACATTGCAACTAGTGGTGAGATATGTGTTAACACATTGAAGAAGGATTGGAATCCTAGCCTTGGATTAAGGCATGTTCTGCTG GTAGTGAGATGCCTCCTGATTGAGCCATTTCCTGAATCTGCCCTGAATGAACAAGCTGGGAAGTTGCTGCTTGAGAACTATGAGGAGTATGCACGGCATGCAAG GCTATATACCAGTATCCATGCTCTCAGACCCAAGAGCAAGTCCAAGAGTGGAGCTATCTCTGAGTCAACGGCAGCTCTGAATAAGGGCCAGCCTCATACTGTTCTTGCGCCAATATCTACCTCTACCGGCACAAAAGCATTTGGCCCAAATTCGCAGGACCGGAACGCTGCTCCTTCTGCTGTCTCAGGTGGAGCATCGGCAGCGCCCAGGAAGGACGGGCCACTTGCCGTGAAAGTCCCCGTCGATAAGAAGAAGATGGATGCGAGGAAGAAGAGTTTGAAGAGATTATAA